One segment of Castanea sativa cultivar Marrone di Chiusa Pesio chromosome 3, ASM4071231v1 DNA contains the following:
- the LOC142629663 gene encoding cytochrome P450 78A5-like produces MKSLTIANLSLLLLCIGATHQTPWPFTLLFPLLFLLAILLNYWLVPGGFAWRNYNQNSPKLNGPSGWPILGTLPDQMGALAHRKLAAMASSYGATRLMAFSLGTTRAIISSHPDTAKEILCGSSFSDRPVKVSARLLMFERAIGFAPYDNYWRHLRRLAANYMFSPRRISSLEGLRQRVANEMLGGVLKEMELRGAVELRGILQKGSLSNILESVFGSCVELEREELGDMVREGYDLIAKYNWEDYFPLRFLDFSGVKRRCHRLAGQVNSVVGKMIRERKRAGEFSSGNDLLSALLSLPMEDQLSDTDMVAVLWEMIFRGTDTVAILLEWIMARMVLHQEIQAKAQQEIDTCVGNHRHVQDSDIQNLPYLQAIVKEVLRMHPPGPLLSWARLAVHDVHVGKVFVPAGTTAMVNMWAITHDSTIWKDPWAFKPERFIEEDVSIMGSDLRLAPFGSGRRACPGKALGLATVHLWLGRLLHQYRWIPAQPVDLSECLNLSLEMKKPLACRVVRRCVGL; encoded by the exons ATGAAGTCCTTAACAATAGCCaacctctctcttttattactttgtattggAGCCACACACCAAACTCCATGGCCTTTCACTCTCCTATTTCCCTTGTTGTTTCTCTTAGCTATCCTTCTGAACTATTGGCTTGTCCCTGGAGGCTTTGCATGGAGAAATTATAACCAAAACTCTCCCAAACTTAATGGTCCAAGTGGCTGGCCTATACTGGGCACTTTACCTGACCAAATGGGTGCTCTTGCTCATCGCAAACTAGCTGCCATGGCTTCATCATATGGCGCAACTAGGCTCATGGCATTTAGTCTTGGAACCACACGTGCAATCATAAGCAGCCATCCTGATACTGCTAAGGAAATCCTATGTGGGTCTTCCTTTTCAGACCGACCTGTAAAAGTTTCAGCTCGTTTGCTAATGTTTGAGCGTGCCATTGGGTTCGCTCCCTATGATAACTATTGGCGCCATCTTCGTAGACTTGCTGCAAATTACATGTTCTCACCTAGGAGAATTTCGAGCCTAGAGGGACTGAGGCAACGTGTGGCTAATGAAATGTTGGGTGGTGTGTTGAAGGAGATGGAGTTGAGAGGGGCTGTGGAATTGAGAGGCATATTGCAAAAGGGTTCTCTAAGCAACATATTAGAGAGTGTGTTTGGGAGTTGTGTGGAGCTAGAAAGAGAGGAGTTGGGTGATATGGTTAGAGAAGGGTATGATCTTATTGCAAAATACAATTGGGAGGACTATTTTCCATTAAGGTTTTTGGACTTTTCTGGAGTGAAGAGAAGGTGTCATAGATTGGCTGGTCAGGTTAATAGTGTTGTGGGGAAGATGAttagagagaggaaaagagcAGGAGAGTTCAGTAGTGGTAATGATTTGCTTAGTGCTTTGTTGTCTTTGCCTATGGAGGATCAACTAAGTGACACAGACATGGTTGCTGTCTTGTGG gaAATGATTTTTCGAGGAACTGATACCGTTGCTATACTTCTGGAGTGGATTATGGCAAGAATGGTTTTGCACCAAGAAATTCAAGCAAAAGCACAGCAAGAAATTGACACGTGCGTTGGAAATCACAGGCACGTGCAAGACTCTGACATACAAAACCTACCTTACCTCCAAGCCATAGTGAAGGAAGTTCTTCGTATGCACCCTCCGGGCCCATTGCTCTCGTGGGCCCGCCTTGCTGTCCATGATGTCCACGTTGGAAAGGTCTTTGTGCCAGCTGGCACAACAGCAATGGTGAACATGTGGGCCATAACCCATGACTCAACTATTTGGAAGGACCCATGGGCCTTCAAGCCCGAAAGGTTTATTGAAGAGGATGTGTCTATTATGGGCTCGGATTTGAGGCTTGCACCATTTGGGTCTGGCCGCAGGGCATGCCCTGGCAAGGCATTAGGTTTAGCCACGGTGCACTTGTGGCTTGGAAGGCTTCTCCACCAATATAGGTGGATTCCGGCACAGCCAGTTGATCTTTCTGAATGCTTGAACCTCTCTCTCGAAATGAAGAAGCCTCTGGCGTGTCGCGTGGTTCGTCGGTGTGTGGGATTATGA